In Pseudomonas grandcourensis, the DNA window GGGGAAAGTCCAACCCATTCGGCGCTTGTAGGCCTGCAGTTTCGCCAACGGCGCGCGGGATATCGCCATCAAGGTAACGTCGTGGTTCGCCAGGTGGACGACGATGGGGTCGAAGCCATCGGCGATGGCTGAGCAGGAAGGGCAGCCGGCCGTGTAGTCGGGGCCGAACATGAAGTGGTAGACCAGCAGTTGCGAGCGCCCTTGAAAGAGTTCGGCCAGGGTGGCGCTGCCGTTGTCGGTATCGAAGCGGTACGCCTTGTCGAGGCGAACCCAAGGCAATGCCTGGCGTTGCCTGGCCACTTCATCGCTGCGTCGGGTCAGGGCCTTTTCCGCTTCGAGCAGTTGCAGGCGTGCCGCCAGCCATTGGTCCCGGGACGCGGTTTTGTGGGTGTTCATCGTTGTACGCTCCTGGTGAAAGGTCGTGATTTAGACTAAACCCGGGTATCGAATGATGGGAGTGACAAGCGTGGCGGGATTTCGATGGACTCGATGATCGCGGCCGCCGCACAGGCGCTGGCGGCGGGCAATCCGCTGGGCGCACTGGACCGCGTGGCCTTGCGCGACGACGCACCGGCACTGGCCCTGCGCGGTATCGCTATGGCGCAACTGGGCGATCTGTTGCGGGCCAGGGCGCTGGTCAAGCGTGCGCAACGGGCCTTTGCACCCAGGGAAGTACTGGCCCGGGCGCGCTGTGTGGTGGCCGAGGCCGAAATTGCCCTGGCTTCCCGGGAGCTCGGCTGGCCGGTCAAGGCGCTCGAAACGGCGCGGGTCACCCTTGAACACCACGGTGACCGGGTCAATGCCGCCCATGCGCGTTATCTGCAAATCCGCCGTTTGCTGCTGATCGGGCAGCTCGACGAGGCGCAGCAGCTATTGGCTGAACTCGACCCCAACCCGTTGCCGCCAGCCTTGCGCGCAACCCATGAACTGGTGCTGGCGGGGATCGCCATTCGCCGCCTGCAATCGCACGAAGCGCGGGAGGCTTTGAACAGGGCCGGGCAGGCTGCCGGTCAAACCGGGATTGCCGCGCTGATGGCTGAGGTGGAACACGCTGCGCATCTGCTGGATGCCCCAGCGGCACGCCTGATTGCCCAGGGTGAAGCACGGCCGTTGTTGCTCGATGACGTTGAAGCGTTGTTCTGTTCAACGTCACTGGTGGTGGATGCCTGCCGGTACGTTGTGCACGGCTGTGGCATGTCGGTGCCGCTGGCGACGCGGCCGATCCTGTTCGTGCTCGCCCGTGCGTTGGCCGAGGCCTGGCCCGTCGATGTTGCGCGGGAAGTGCTGATCGCCCGGGCATTCCGTCTGAAGCTTTCGGATGAATCCCATCGCGCCCGGCTTCGCGTGGAAATCGGCAGGCTGCGCAAGGCGCTCAAGCCGTTGGCCGACGTCATCGCGACGGCCCGCGGTTATGCCCTGCAATCGTCGGTGTGCACGGAGGTGGTGGTGCTGGCGCAACCGGTCGAGGAGAAATTTGCCGGGGTATTGGCCTGCCTCGCCGATGGCGAGTCGTGGTCCAGTTCCGCCCTGGCACTGGCGCTGGGTACCAGCCAGCGCACGGTGCAACGGGCGCTCGATACATTGGCGGAGCAGGGCAAGGTGCAGTGGTTTGGCCGTGGTCGCGCACGGCGCTGGATGACGCCGCCCGTGCCGGGATTCGCGACGACCTTGTTACTCCCGGCACCGCTGCCCGGTGGCTAGGATGAACGCCACCAACCCCCATCGAGGAATGCCAGATGAAACACGCAACTGCTGAAATCATTCGTGAATATGGCCCGTTTACCGATGTCGACCACGTGTGCGGCGTCACCTGGGACGGCGAAAAGGTCTGGTTCGCAAGTAACAGCAAAATCAACGCCCTGGACCCGGAAAGCGGCAAGGTGCTGAGCTCAATCGATGTCGCTGCCCATGCCGGCACCGCGTTTGACGGAGAACACCTGTTCCAGATCGCCGAAGACCGCATCCACAAGATCGACCCCCGCAGCGGCCGTATCCTCTCGACCATTCCTGCCCCCGGCGCAGGCACCGATTCGGGGCTGACCTGGGCCGAAGGGACGTTGTGGGTGGGCCAGTACCGCGAACGCAAGATTCACCAGATTGACCCCGAGACCGGCAAGATCCTGCGCACCATCGAGTCCAACCGTTTCGTCACCGGCGTGACCTGGGTGGACGGTGCGCTGTGGCACGGTACGTGGGAAGGCGATGAAAGCGAGCTGCGCCGGATCGATCCGCAATCGGGCAAAGTGCTGCAGAGCCTGACAATGCCCGAAGGCGTGGGCGTGTCGGGGCTCGAGTCCGATGGCGGCGAGCGGTTGTTCTGCGGTGGCGGCGATAGCGGCAAGGTGAGGGTGGTGCGCCGGCCTTCGTGAGGCGCGTGGGAGCGGTGTGTCAGGCAGCATCAATGATGTCTGGCACACCGCCTTCGCGAGTAAGCCCGCTCCCACAAAGGCAACTGCCTTGGCGAAACTCATCCATTACAGTCATTTGCGTACCGATAGTATTTTTCCGTCCTGCCATGTTTTCTGCTGGTCGAAATCGGTCTAAAAGCCTGGTTGGCAATCGCTCCTGTTTTGCTATCCTCAAACCTGTAGGTGAAGACGCAGACTGATGCGCAAAAGGATAGCAAGGAGACGTGGGGCGCGTTCCGAAGGGTACACGGTTAGAAAGATCCCCGCGCTGGGATCCAGCCCTTATGCCGTGTGAAGCAGAAGAGTTCCATTACAGTTTTACGGCTCTTTTGTGGGAGGCCTGATAAACCTTGTAAGCCGGAGACCAGCGCCGGCCACCTACTTGTTACATTCACCCACGAAGCCCGCTCAGTGCGGGCTTTTTAATGCCCGCAAGGTGGGTCCGGCCGGCGGCTCAAGGCGCGCCAAACAGCATCGTCCAGTAAACACCGTTGTCGCTGCGCGCGTTGGCGGCGTACGCGGCGCCGACCTGGGTGAACATCGGGTTCATCAGGTTGGCGCAGTGCCCGGGGCTCGCGAGCCAGCCGGCCATGGCCTTGCTGGGGGAACCTTGTCCGGCGGCGATGTTTTCACCGATCTGCCGGCCACGGTAGCCGGCGGCCTTGGCGCGGTCATAGGGCATGTCTCCGTCGGGGTCCTGGTGGGCGAAATAGTTACCGTAGGCCATATCCTTGCTGTGGTTTTGTGCTGCGGAGCCCAAGGCTGTACTCCAGGACAGCGGCCGCGCGGCGGCGAACCGCTGGCGACCGCACAGGCGCGGCTTGGCCCGGGCTGCATTGACCTGCGCCAGCAACGCCTGTGCGGCACTGCGTGGATCGCCGGTTTTCCCGTCGAGTACCGGCTTGGCGAGTACCACTTGCCACTCACTCCCGGCGCGGCTGACGCCGATGTC includes these proteins:
- a CDS encoding DUF899 domain-containing protein yields the protein MNTHKTASRDQWLAARLQLLEAEKALTRRSDEVARQRQALPWVRLDKAYRFDTDNGSATLAELFQGRSQLLVYHFMFGPDYTAGCPSCSAIADGFDPIVVHLANHDVTLMAISRAPLAKLQAYKRRMGWTFPWASAADSDFTADFNVYFTEAQQREGLVEYNYQRGGHAMDASQIPEPVKQFAATCGTDAPTYTRDRPGLSTFVLEDGEIYHTYSTYARGLDGLWSMYQWLDRAPKGRNETGPWWRRHDEYR
- a CDS encoding helix-turn-helix domain-containing protein, with the translated sequence MDSMIAAAAQALAAGNPLGALDRVALRDDAPALALRGIAMAQLGDLLRARALVKRAQRAFAPREVLARARCVVAEAEIALASRELGWPVKALETARVTLEHHGDRVNAAHARYLQIRRLLLIGQLDEAQQLLAELDPNPLPPALRATHELVLAGIAIRRLQSHEAREALNRAGQAAGQTGIAALMAEVEHAAHLLDAPAARLIAQGEARPLLLDDVEALFCSTSLVVDACRYVVHGCGMSVPLATRPILFVLARALAEAWPVDVAREVLIARAFRLKLSDESHRARLRVEIGRLRKALKPLADVIATARGYALQSSVCTEVVVLAQPVEEKFAGVLACLADGESWSSSALALALGTSQRTVQRALDTLAEQGKVQWFGRGRARRWMTPPVPGFATTLLLPAPLPGG
- a CDS encoding PQQ-binding-like beta-propeller repeat protein codes for the protein MKHATAEIIREYGPFTDVDHVCGVTWDGEKVWFASNSKINALDPESGKVLSSIDVAAHAGTAFDGEHLFQIAEDRIHKIDPRSGRILSTIPAPGAGTDSGLTWAEGTLWVGQYRERKIHQIDPETGKILRTIESNRFVTGVTWVDGALWHGTWEGDESELRRIDPQSGKVLQSLTMPEGVGVSGLESDGGERLFCGGGDSGKVRVVRRPS
- a CDS encoding CAP domain-containing protein, with amino-acid sequence MRQTVVALRFSSLCLFSLLPVFASPAQADGQRQLADAINDYRAHPQRCDRRPTQRLSPLTFKSNLALPVGYGGGLRDRLKASGYQATMVRSIRVVGARDAEEAFDMFQDEHCAALLDTQYADIGVSRAGSEWQVVLAKPVLDGKTGDPRSAAQALLAQVNAARAKPRLCGRQRFAAARPLSWSTALGSAAQNHSKDMAYGNYFAHQDPDGDMPYDRAKAAGYRGRQIGENIAAGQGSPSKAMAGWLASPGHCANLMNPMFTQVGAAYAANARSDNGVYWTMLFGAP